From Impatiens glandulifera chromosome 7, dImpGla2.1, whole genome shotgun sequence:
tcttctctaataagacaaaactgatcctcaatgttgatattttccctccaaaatcagATCTATATAAGGGGCCATCCCCTAATCcacttaacacatctcaaaacaaaaactTCTTGAACTCTATCTATCtcttagcaaagtttgaatcatgccgagccaAACTCTAGGAAATTTCTTAAGCATCGACTTCGATTcctgtatggaacattgggatctAGAAACCAAGGAgctcatgtttgaatctctcattgacaccggtcttcgcacaTTTCTCGAAGAATCCAGTCCCATACTacttgaggatgtcaagaccttcttcagaagtgcttgcataagaggaaactacattgtttctACGGTAAGAGATCACACattctggctggatgaagccgaattttcTCAAATGTTCAGCCTACCAAcggaagggttctctgatttcccaACAAGGGTGGGAAGTGCAGCGACCGAATACTCAGAACTCTTCTCCGGAACCGATGTACCGGTGGAAAACTACGGGTTAAAAACCCACCTTGcacaccacatccaactcctatATGAGATTGTTAACCattctatcatttttcaatCTCCGAATCAACATTACTCAAAAAGAatatttgacatgatgacctatattgttagcaacacgcctatcaattggtcatcggtcattttccagaatctgataactatggtgctaaccaagaaaggtctcggttatgctcctcacatcagtCGTCTAATCCTCAAgtaccgtccagaatttggaccgggcacgcCGGCATCTCCTTCGAACATTCTTGACATGGATGGGGTGGAAGATAAGCTTTCTAGGgtagttattacataagttatatctttatttcttatgtatttctATGTCTAAACCGATCCATGtttcggtttctatcttgtacTTTGTCTTCAATGAAAATCTATTTCAGTTTCATAACCGGGTCAAAACTCAGATCATTCATCTAACTAACCGGTTAAAATCGATAAACAAATTTGTATTCGTTGAACTATCCGGTCAAAGTCAAAACACCTCATCATCGCGGTTAACAAATCACTTCAAAAAGGGACCGcttcatcaaaaccgaaattaAGAGACCACTCAAaatctttggagggaaaattcccgcccaaatATCCCGCCTTTAGTTTCCCGCCTTGGATTGCCGCCTTTTTGGCTTACCGCCTTTTTGATTACCGCCTTTTTGGCTTGCCGCCCATTGTTTGCCGCCTttttggcttggagggaaaattccttCCTAAagatgatgggacggtttgcgacGGTTGAGATTCCAGACCGCACCTATAAATAGGGTCtttagtcattttatttcattcttacgcgattcgactttatctctctagctatcaactttctcaaactctctcaaaacgGTTATCTTGCTCTCTCGATTCAATCCTCaacaatgggtcgtgattcCGCACTGTTCAAACACATCGTCCAGGTGGACTTTGAAGAAATCCGAGAAAACGATTCGGCACCGGCAAAGCAAGTCCTATCCCGGATCTCTGAGTCCGGACTCGAATACTTCCTAGGTGGTCCGTTTGTTCTATACAAGGAAGCGGTTGAGGAATTCTTTAAAACCGCATCTCTCACCGAAAGAACCATAACCGCAACCGTCGACGGTAAACAGTTCGAACTAACCGAAGAATCGGTCGCCGAAATCCTACAACTACCAACCGAAAGAAGCAACATTTTGACAGATCTAGATCGAGAGACTTTCGAAGCGGCTTGCCAGGTTCTCTCGGCAACCGCGGCCCCTGTAGAAGTTTCCGGAAAGAAGTCATCACTTCGACCGgaatacataccgctttgtgacatcttcaccaaatcGGTCCAGGCAAGAAGGGGAAATTTTGACAATCTCACCAAGGCGAAAATCGAGATGATTTCCGGTTTACTAAACGACATCAGAATAAACTGGGTAAGGGAAATCTTCAACAATCTAAAGGAAATGGTGGTACCGGgttccacccggtcatggggtTATGCCATCCCACTTGGGAAGATTATGCTTCATCATAACGTCAACACCGGTCCGGGTGTTCTTCTTCCATCAAGCAAAATAATAAGATCCCGCCAATTTAAGGAAAGAAAGAGCAACACGACTGTCTCTAcgggtggccgaaagaagaagtCTGCCGCTAAGAAACCGACTCCGGCAAAGGGCAGATCCGGAAGCAAGAAGAACAAACAACCGATAGAATTCGCGGATCCGATTTTTGAAACGTGAAATGAGAACGATTCGGCCTCAAGCTCCGACCGAACTGCCTCACATTATACCGATGAAAATCTGTCCGGCAAAGAAAAGGGACCGACTGAAGAGGAACAATCGGCCAGTCTTGAAAATGCCGATACTAGTGCAGACAACCCTGGGGAAGAAGACGTCCACGATAACGACAACATCCAGGAGATGGCCGAGAATATCGTGAGCAGAATTATGGAGGAAATTGACCTGTAAGCTCATGAGGCATCTGAAATATACTGTGAGTGGTTCCGGTACCGGTGCAACAAATTCTTCAAACATATGCTACCGGGCCTAACCACTGGACAAAGATTCGAAAGGTTGATGGAGATAGAGGAAGACGTCATCAGCCTAACAAAAGCTACGGATCCCAATGAAGCCTtggaccgacacgcaatagtggaaccgcgtgctcggctacaaaagctagCCAAACATATTCGAAAGCTTACAGAAAGGTATATTCCAGGAACACCGAAGTCTCAACtacaactcttggtgttggatTTACTTGCGGTCAAGAAAGGAGAATTCATCGACGAAGTggcgcggcttgaagcggtgcgCGAACAGCAAGATACAACGCACTCTCCAACTCTTGAGAATGTTGACGGTCAGAATCCAGGCGATAAGTCTCCTCCAGCGGATCAGACGATCGACATAACCGACGATAGGACAGAGCCTCCTCTCACCGACAATATAGAATCTGATCAACCCGGGGATTCAGAACCGGCCATTACGGAAGAGAAGGTCATCACTATCATCAACGAATTTGCCAACACCATGGTTCGACCatggaagaagaaaatcaagaaaaccGCGGTCGAAGCGCTCAAGTTAGCCGAGACAACAAGGGATGATCTTGGGAAGGCAAACGAGCGGATCACGTCGGTCGAAACCAACTATGGTGAAGCCAATGTTCTATACGGTGCTCACCTTAAGCGAATAATAGCCTTGGAGGACATGACTCCAAAGTTGGTGGATGACCTCAAATCGGTCAGCCAAAGGGTGGTGGAGTtggaacggtctcaagaaaAGACCGAGCAACGGCttacaaaggtcgatgaggatCTGGGGCGGTCAGGCACCCAAACCGACTCAACACTCGACAGGGTCATAGGCCTTGAAGAGAAGAATGCAATCCTTGAGGAACAGAACgacaagcttgaagccgacctcaaggAGGTCACCGAACATGTGAATGAACTGATAAATGCCAAGTTTTCTGCGGATAAAGCAATTGAGGAGGCAAACGCTCAGGCGGCTAAGAAactccaggatgcgctggatgagCAGAACCGAACACAGAAGGAGACACCACAGTCTGATGCGAACCTCAACGAACGCTTACGGATATTAACGACCAAAAATCCGGAACTCGCAAAATCCATAGCAGCTCGAGAAGCCAAGGAGGCAAAGCGGTTCAACGCTGAGAAACAAATGTTCGACGAATATGcaaaggctcacaagaagaccCAGGCGGCTCCCTCCTCTTCGGCTCCGGCAACACGAAAACGGAAAGTTTCTTCGAAGAAGGCTCAAGTCGCCGAGATGCTGGAAAGAATCACCGAGACGGTTG
This genomic window contains:
- the LOC124909618 gene encoding M protein, serotype 5-like; protein product: MEIEEDVISLTKATDPNEALDRHAIVEPRARLQKLAKHIRKLTERYIPGTPKSQLQLLVLDLLAVKKGEFIDEVARLEAVREQQDTTHSPTLENVDGQNPGDKSPPADQTIDITDDRTEPPLTDNIESDQPGDSEPAITEEKVITIINEFANTMVRPWKKKIKKTAVEALKLAETTRDDLGKANERITSVETNYGEANVLYGAHLKRIIALEDMTPKLVDDLKSVSQRVVELERSQEKTEQRLTKVDEDLGRSGTQTDSTLDRVIGLEEKNAILEEQNDKLEADLKEVTEHVNELINAKFSADKAIEEANAQAAKKLQDALDEQNRTQKETPQSDANLNERLRILTTKNPELAKSIAAREAKEAKRFNAEKQMFDEYAKAHKKTQAAPSSSAPATRKRKVSSKKAQVAEMLERITETVVDPPHNPALQTEDDFEEDLEPQPTR